A DNA window from Desulfatibacillum aliphaticivorans DSM 15576 contains the following coding sequences:
- the alaC gene encoding alanine transaminase — MKEFARLDRLPPYVFAQVNEIKMEARRAGEDIIDLGMGNPDLGTPQHIVDKMVEAAQKPHNHRYSASMGIRKLRMAIADWYKRRYDVDIDYENEAIVTIGAKEGISHLVLVTIRPGDVVFSPSPTYPIHPFSAIIAGGDVRQIPLGPDTDFFENLITATRQTWPKPKMMVLSFPHNPTGEVIDLEFFTKIVEFAKEHDIMVVHDFAYADLTYDGYKAPSFLQAPGAKDVGVEFFSLSKSYSMAGWRVGFCVGNPKIVAALRRIKSYLDYGIFQPIQIAAIIALNGEQECVEEIRQTYKMRRDTLCDGLAKMGWDVPPPKGTMFVWAKIPEQYRSMGSVEFSKMLVKEAKVAVAPGLGFGHYGDDYVRFALIENKMRTQQALRGIRNVL; from the coding sequence ATGAAAGAGTTCGCCAGATTGGACAGATTGCCCCCCTATGTCTTCGCCCAAGTCAATGAGATTAAGATGGAGGCGAGGCGAGCGGGTGAGGACATCATTGATCTGGGCATGGGAAATCCCGACCTGGGAACTCCCCAGCACATTGTGGACAAAATGGTTGAGGCCGCCCAGAAGCCCCACAACCATCGGTACTCCGCATCCATGGGCATCCGCAAGCTGCGCATGGCCATCGCCGATTGGTACAAACGCCGCTACGATGTGGACATTGACTACGAAAACGAAGCCATTGTCACCATCGGCGCCAAAGAGGGCATCTCTCACCTCGTGCTGGTGACCATCAGGCCAGGAGACGTTGTATTTTCCCCCAGCCCCACCTATCCCATTCATCCGTTTTCGGCGATAATAGCGGGCGGGGACGTACGTCAGATTCCCCTGGGGCCTGACACGGATTTTTTTGAAAACCTGATCACGGCCACCAGGCAGACCTGGCCCAAACCGAAAATGATGGTCCTATCCTTTCCCCACAACCCCACGGGAGAGGTCATTGACCTGGAGTTCTTCACCAAAATCGTGGAGTTCGCCAAAGAACACGACATCATGGTCGTGCACGATTTTGCATACGCAGACCTGACCTACGACGGCTACAAGGCCCCCAGCTTTCTCCAGGCGCCCGGCGCCAAGGACGTGGGCGTGGAGTTCTTCTCCCTGTCCAAAAGTTACAGCATGGCCGGCTGGCGCGTGGGCTTCTGCGTGGGCAACCCGAAAATCGTAGCCGCCTTAAGGCGCATCAAAAGCTATCTGGACTACGGCATTTTCCAGCCCATTCAAATCGCCGCCATCATCGCCTTGAACGGCGAGCAGGAATGCGTGGAAGAAATTCGCCAGACTTATAAAATGCGCCGCGACACCCTGTGCGACGGCCTTGCCAAAATGGGCTGGGACGTTCCTCCGCCCAAGGGCACCATGTTTGTATGGGCCAAGATTCCCGAGCAATACCGGAGCATGGGCTCCGTGGAGTTTTCCAAGATGCTCGTCAAGGAAGCCAAGGTGGCGGTGGCCCCCGGGCTCGGCTTCGGGCATTACGGCGACGATTACGTCCGTTTTGCACTCATCGAAAACAAAATGCGCACCCAGCAGGCATTGCGGGGCATTCGCAACGTCCTGTAA
- a CDS encoding homoserine dehydrogenase: protein MDNLSGNSISVGLLGCGVVGAGVAKLLAQNGDLIASRIGMEIKLAKAADINPDAVADLNLADGVYTNDAMDVINDPTIPIIVELIGGQGIAKDFVLAALNKGKTVVTANKALIAAYRDEIAEACEKSGADFLFEASVGGCMPVIKSLRESLVSNKVDSIFGILNGTCNYILTQITQEGMPFDQALAQAQELGFAEADPTLDVEGMDTVHKLALSVALAFGTRVNYKEIYVDGITRITPLDITIAAEFGYSVKLLAIAKNHGDFVEARVHPTMIPHDNLLSSVGRNMNAVKIVGDAVGEMVLYGAGAGMMPTASAVVGDIVDAARNIQLGCHPRIPAFSYQPAAIRELPLMPMDELVSRYYVRFSALDRPGVLSKVSGVLAKYSISIASVHQKGRHTEGPVPIVMLTHEAKEANIRKALEEVGSLDVIAEAPMLIRIEDENQE from the coding sequence ATGGATAATCTTTCCGGAAACTCCATTTCCGTGGGACTCTTAGGCTGCGGCGTAGTGGGCGCGGGAGTGGCGAAGCTCCTGGCCCAGAACGGCGATCTCATCGCCTCCCGCATCGGCATGGAGATCAAGCTGGCCAAAGCGGCGGACATCAACCCGGACGCCGTTGCCGACCTGAACCTGGCCGACGGGGTTTACACCAACGATGCCATGGATGTGATCAACGATCCGACCATTCCCATCATTGTGGAGCTCATCGGAGGGCAGGGGATCGCCAAGGATTTTGTCCTGGCGGCCCTGAACAAAGGGAAGACCGTGGTCACCGCCAACAAAGCGCTGATTGCGGCCTATCGGGACGAAATCGCCGAAGCCTGCGAAAAGTCGGGCGCGGATTTTCTGTTCGAAGCCAGCGTGGGCGGGTGCATGCCCGTGATAAAAAGCCTGCGGGAGTCCCTGGTCTCCAATAAGGTGGATTCCATTTTCGGCATTTTAAACGGGACGTGCAATTACATCCTGACCCAGATCACACAGGAAGGCATGCCTTTTGACCAGGCCCTGGCCCAGGCTCAGGAACTGGGTTTCGCCGAGGCCGACCCCACCCTGGACGTGGAAGGCATGGACACGGTGCACAAGTTGGCCTTGTCCGTGGCTTTGGCCTTCGGGACCCGGGTGAACTACAAGGAAATCTATGTAGACGGCATCACCCGCATTACGCCCTTGGACATCACCATTGCGGCGGAGTTCGGGTATTCGGTCAAGCTGCTGGCCATTGCAAAGAACCATGGAGACTTTGTGGAAGCCAGGGTGCACCCCACCATGATACCCCACGACAATCTCCTTTCCTCCGTGGGCAGGAACATGAACGCGGTGAAGATCGTGGGCGACGCCGTGGGCGAAATGGTCCTTTACGGCGCGGGCGCCGGCATGATGCCTACGGCCAGCGCCGTAGTGGGCGATATCGTGGACGCTGCCAGGAACATCCAGTTGGGCTGCCATCCCAGGATTCCGGCGTTTTCCTATCAGCCCGCGGCTATCAGGGAACTGCCCCTCATGCCCATGGACGAGTTGGTCTCCCGCTACTACGTACGCTTTTCCGCCCTGGACAGGCCCGGCGTGCTGTCCAAGGTTTCCGGCGTGCTGGCCAAATACTCCATCAGCATCGCCAGCGTGCATCAAAAGGGCAGGCATACGGAAGGCCCTGTGCCCATCGTCATGCTCACCCACGAGGCAAAGGAAGCGAACATCCGTAAGGCTCTGGAAGAGGTCGGCAGCCTGGACGTGATCGCCGAAGCCCCCATGCTTATCCGGATAGAGGATGAAAACCAGGAATAG
- the thrH gene encoding bifunctional phosphoserine phosphatase/homoserine phosphotransferase ThrH, giving the protein MDIICCDLEGVFIPEIWINVSKKTGIEKLSLTTRDISDYDVLMKMRLEILDENNLKLADIQDVIGAMDPLEGAVDMVNWLKEQAQLIIVSDTFAEFAGPLMKKLGFPTLFCNSLEVDGQGMVRDYTLRQQDGKRHVAKALKNLNFHVIASGDSYNDVTMLQEAHHGILYSPPQNVIDEYPRFPVTRNYEELKKAFKDVLGCKCHHGG; this is encoded by the coding sequence ATGGACATCATTTGTTGCGATTTGGAAGGGGTTTTCATCCCTGAAATTTGGATTAACGTCTCCAAAAAAACCGGTATTGAAAAGCTCTCCCTCACCACGCGGGATATATCCGATTACGACGTGCTCATGAAAATGCGCCTGGAAATCCTGGATGAAAACAATCTGAAACTGGCCGACATCCAGGACGTGATCGGAGCCATGGACCCCCTGGAAGGCGCCGTGGATATGGTGAACTGGCTCAAGGAGCAGGCTCAGTTGATCATTGTGTCCGATACTTTCGCCGAGTTCGCCGGCCCCTTGATGAAAAAACTGGGCTTCCCCACTCTGTTCTGCAACAGCCTGGAAGTGGACGGCCAGGGCATGGTCAGGGACTACACCCTCAGGCAGCAGGACGGAAAAAGGCACGTGGCAAAGGCTTTGAAAAACCTGAATTTTCACGTGATCGCATCAGGCGACTCTTACAATGACGTGACCATGCTCCAGGAGGCTCATCACGGGATTTTGTATTCCCCGCCCCAGAACGTGATCGACGAGTATCCGCGGTTTCCGGTCACCCGCAACTACGAAGAATTGAAAAAGGCTTTTAAGGACGTATTAGGCTGCAAATGCCATCATGGCGGCTAA
- a CDS encoding DUF5989 family protein — protein MEEFENKAFIIEFWEFLKVRKRYWLLPIVIVLAFLGVLIFFAESSSVAPFIYPMF, from the coding sequence ATGGAAGAGTTTGAAAACAAAGCGTTCATCATTGAGTTCTGGGAGTTCTTGAAGGTTCGCAAACGCTACTGGCTGCTGCCGATCGTCATTGTCTTGGCTTTCTTGGGTGTGTTGATCTTTTTTGCCGAAAGCAGTTCCGTGGCGCCTTTTATTTATCCCATGTTCTGA